In the genome of Ignavibacteriales bacterium, one region contains:
- a CDS encoding DUF72 domain-containing protein produces the protein MSKKLSSKLYIGTCSWKYDSWKGLVYPEQDKFNFLEEYAKHFNSVEIDQWFWSLNSADKISLPKEKDVESYAASVPDDFKFSIKVPNSITLTHFYKKNKTEPLKSNPHFLNPDLFSQFLNTLSPMKNKLGPLMFQFEYLNKEKMNSQHEFMDRFEKFLEDTDRNYMYAIEIRNPNYLNKNFFEFLNRNNISMVFLHGYYMPPVWETFQAFQTHLKNTVIFRLHGPDRSGIEEKTGGDWSKIVEPRDDEILKIVKMIQLLLSLEIDIYANVNNHFEGSAPLTIQKIRDVLDK, from the coding sequence ATGAGCAAAAAACTTTCCTCAAAATTATATATCGGTACCTGCAGTTGGAAGTATGATTCATGGAAAGGTCTTGTATATCCTGAACAGGATAAATTTAATTTTCTTGAAGAGTACGCAAAACATTTTAACAGTGTTGAAATAGACCAGTGGTTCTGGTCTTTAAATAGTGCTGATAAGATTTCTTTACCAAAAGAAAAAGATGTTGAAAGTTATGCCGCCTCCGTGCCGGATGATTTTAAATTTTCGATTAAAGTGCCGAACAGCATAACATTAACACATTTTTACAAGAAGAATAAAACTGAACCGCTAAAATCAAATCCGCATTTCCTCAATCCGGATTTATTCAGTCAATTCTTGAATACACTATCTCCGATGAAAAATAAACTTGGTCCGTTAATGTTCCAGTTTGAATATCTCAATAAGGAAAAGATGAACAGTCAGCACGAGTTTATGGACAGGTTTGAAAAGTTTCTGGAGGATACAGATAGAAATTATATGTATGCGATTGAAATACGTAATCCTAATTATCTCAATAAAAACTTTTTTGAATTTCTTAACAGGAATAATATCTCTATGGTTTTTCTGCACGGCTATTATATGCCGCCTGTTTGGGAAACTTTCCAGGCATTTCAGACTCATTTAAAAAACACAGTTATATTCAGGCTGCATGGTCCTGACCGTTCCGGGATAGAAGAGAAAACCGGAGGTGACTGGAGCAAAATTGTTGAGCCGCGTGATGATGAGATTTTGAAGATAGTAAAAATGATACAGTTACTACTTAGTCTTGAAATTGATATTTATGCCAATGTGAACAATCATTTCGAGGGCAGTGCACCCTTAACGATTCAAAAAATAAGAGATGTTTTAGACAAGTAA
- a CDS encoding 1-aminocyclopropane-1-carboxylate deaminase/D-cysteine desulfhydrase, whose translation MNDFLNNIKLNQTPLQRIEDDIPDRFGVNLFIKRIDLIHPYISGNKWFKLKYNLIEALNKNIGTLLSFGGAYSNHIHALAAAGKELGFKTIGVIRGEEHLPLNPTLSFAKECGMLFHYLDRSSYRNKYSENIISELQKLYGEFYLIPEGGSNELAVKGCEEIMSDVEIPYNYVCCACGTAGTISGIISGSVPDTRILGISVLKGAEFLNRNVKSFLKNKLLNNWEINLDYHFGGYAKFNSSLINFIERFYEQHNIQLDPIYTGKLLFGIYDLISKNYFQKGSTIIAIHSGGLQGLAGMQSKIRWLKQFA comes from the coding sequence ATGAATGACTTTCTCAATAACATAAAACTAAACCAGACTCCTCTACAAAGAATTGAAGATGATATTCCTGACAGGTTTGGTGTAAATCTTTTCATTAAAAGAATTGACTTAATCCATCCATATATATCGGGCAACAAGTGGTTTAAATTAAAATATAATCTCATCGAAGCACTTAATAAAAATATCGGAACGTTGCTCTCATTTGGAGGAGCTTACTCAAATCATATACACGCGCTTGCCGCTGCCGGAAAAGAATTAGGCTTTAAGACAATCGGAGTTATTCGCGGTGAAGAACATCTGCCACTGAATCCCACATTATCATTCGCTAAAGAATGCGGAATGTTGTTTCATTACCTGGATCGTTCATCATACAGGAATAAATATTCAGAAAATATTATTAGTGAACTTCAAAAATTGTATGGTGAGTTTTATCTTATCCCCGAAGGCGGTTCAAATGAACTTGCTGTAAAAGGCTGTGAAGAAATAATGTCGGATGTAGAAATACCTTATAACTATGTTTGTTGTGCCTGCGGTACAGCGGGTACTATTTCTGGTATTATTTCAGGGAGTGTGCCGGATACAAGAATTCTCGGCATCTCAGTTCTTAAAGGTGCAGAGTTTCTTAATCGCAATGTAAAATCCTTTCTGAAGAATAAATTGTTAAATAACTGGGAAATAAATCTCGACTATCATTTTGGCGGTTATGCAAAATTTAATTCATCTCTCATAAATTTTATTGAACGCTTCTATGAACAGCATAATATTCAATTAGACCCCATCTATACAGGGAAACTTTTATTTGGTATTTATGACCTTATATCCAAAAATTATTTTCAGAAGGGTTCAACTATTATAGCTATTCATTCTGGCGGATTACAGGGGCTGGCTGGAATGCAATCAAAAATAAGATGGTTAAAACAGTTTGCGTAA
- a CDS encoding ABC transporter permease, with amino-acid sequence MLNNRTAAIIKRELKMKLFNKSFILMTLLVPLFMIGIFSIQYFIQSFDSESKSTLAIYSDSEILNQKLQDEINLLEDVNSGMISVSYKLTDNKTFKSELDNSKQDLLNEKLTGIIFISEKALNSKEAEYYSTNPNNNTLFNKLRPAINKALVEIYFSDQKLTQDQISFARKDVDIKGFRVTKDEKVEAEGFGNRIASFLFSFLLYMALIFSGTMTMSSVVEEKSNKIVEVILSSASSTELMAGKILGTVIVEVIQMAIWLTPILLLISTSWFLIPTEFMPQMDVVFLLYFLLNYAIALVTFVALFATVGAIFDNPQDAQSGMWPLLMLIMIPFFIAIGLQSNPQNSVGEIASMFPFASLMVMPTRMILIDVPMVQIIISFVVNIATLILIFPFAGKIYRVGILLTGKKPKWSEVFKWIRLKN; translated from the coding sequence ATGTTGAATAACAGAACTGCTGCCATTATAAAACGTGAACTAAAGATGAAACTTTTCAACAAGTCTTTCATTCTTATGACACTTCTGGTTCCATTATTTATGATTGGTATTTTTTCAATCCAGTATTTTATTCAATCATTTGACAGTGAAAGTAAATCAACTCTTGCAATCTATTCTGATTCGGAAATACTAAATCAGAAATTGCAGGATGAGATAAACTTACTTGAAGATGTGAATTCCGGAATGATCTCCGTGAGTTATAAATTAACTGATAACAAAACCTTCAAATCAGAATTGGATAATTCAAAACAGGACCTCCTGAATGAGAAACTTACAGGGATAATTTTTATTTCGGAGAAAGCTCTTAACTCAAAAGAAGCTGAGTATTATTCAACTAATCCCAACAACAATACCCTGTTCAATAAACTAAGACCGGCGATTAATAAAGCGCTGGTTGAAATTTATTTTTCTGATCAGAAACTTACCCAGGATCAGATCTCTTTTGCAAGAAAGGATGTTGACATAAAAGGATTTCGTGTTACAAAAGATGAAAAGGTCGAAGCAGAAGGATTTGGAAACAGGATAGCTTCATTCCTTTTTTCTTTTCTTCTTTATATGGCTCTCATCTTTTCGGGAACGATGACAATGAGTTCAGTGGTTGAAGAAAAAAGCAATAAAATTGTTGAAGTTATTTTATCATCAGCAAGCAGCACAGAACTTATGGCTGGAAAAATTCTCGGAACTGTAATAGTTGAAGTTATTCAGATGGCAATTTGGTTAACGCCCATTTTGCTATTGATATCAACAAGCTGGTTTTTAATTCCTACCGAGTTCATGCCTCAAATGGATGTTGTTTTTCTGCTTTACTTCCTGCTTAATTATGCGATTGCGTTAGTTACATTCGTAGCTTTGTTTGCTACTGTGGGTGCAATATTTGATAATCCACAGGATGCACAATCCGGTATGTGGCCATTGCTTATGCTGATAATGATTCCATTCTTCATTGCGATAGGTTTACAATCCAACCCGCAAAATTCGGTTGGGGAAATTGCTTCGATGTTTCCTTTTGCATCATTGATGGTTATGCCGACAAGAATGATCCTTATTGATGTTCCAATGGTTCAAATAATCATTTCATTTGTAGTTAATATTGCAACACTTATCCTCATCTTTCCATTTGCCGGTAAAATATATCGTGTTGGTATTCTGCTCACAGGTAAAAAACCCAAATGGTCTGAAGTATTTAAATGGATAAGATTGAAAAACTAA
- a CDS encoding ATP-binding cassette domain-containing protein, producing the protein MHALEVRNLVKTFDGITAVDDVSFNVPEGSVFGLIGRNGAGKTTTIRMMMKIYMPDSGDVLFKGNKIEQSFKDSVGYLPEERGLYKKMKVIDMLLFLAELKGKKGKAVTKSAIDYLERFDLANRKLSKVEDLSKGNQQKVQFIGTILHDPEFLIFDEPFSGLDPINTNLLKQIILEMKQKGKVIIFSTHLMEFAEKMCDSVAMIDKGKIILNGKLTDIKQKFASRNISLDYSGDISFLKSHPLIEHIEDFGNTTGIRLKNENTDQELLKLLVSNNITVKKFNVDEISLHEIFISLAGKEVSNVE; encoded by the coding sequence ATGCATGCTTTAGAAGTACGAAATCTTGTTAAAACATTTGACGGCATAACTGCCGTTGATGATGTTTCTTTCAACGTTCCCGAAGGTTCGGTGTTTGGTCTGATCGGACGGAATGGTGCCGGTAAAACCACTACAATCAGGATGATGATGAAAATTTATATGCCTGATTCAGGAGATGTTCTTTTCAAAGGAAATAAAATTGAACAAAGTTTTAAAGACTCGGTTGGTTATCTGCCGGAAGAACGCGGTCTTTACAAAAAGATGAAAGTGATCGATATGCTGCTCTTTCTTGCAGAACTAAAAGGCAAAAAAGGAAAAGCTGTTACAAAATCGGCAATTGATTACTTGGAAAGATTCGATCTCGCGAACAGAAAACTTTCAAAAGTTGAGGACCTCTCAAAAGGTAATCAGCAGAAAGTACAGTTCATTGGTACTATACTTCACGATCCGGAATTTTTAATCTTCGATGAACCGTTTTCCGGGCTCGATCCTATCAATACAAATCTGTTGAAGCAGATAATACTTGAGATGAAACAAAAAGGAAAAGTAATAATCTTTTCAACCCATCTTATGGAATTTGCCGAAAAGATGTGCGACTCAGTGGCAATGATAGACAAAGGGAAAATAATTCTGAACGGAAAGCTGACTGATATTAAACAAAAATTTGCCAGCAGAAATATCAGCCTGGACTACAGCGGCGATATTTCATTTCTCAAAAGTCATCCTTTAATTGAACACATTGAAGACTTTGGTAATACCACAGGTATAAGACTGAAAAATGAAAATACCGATCAGGAACTTTTAAAACTTCTTGTATCAAATAATATTACAGTGAAAAAATTCAACGTTGATGAAATTTCACTTCACGAAATATTTATTTCACTTGCGGGAAAGGAGGTTTCAAATGTTGAATAA